The proteins below come from a single Kryptolebias marmoratus isolate JLee-2015 linkage group LG12, ASM164957v2, whole genome shotgun sequence genomic window:
- the LOC108236113 gene encoding uncharacterized protein LOC108236113: MHLKENAHSFGVRLVHTTTIILIITITLLSVGRCEPTAPSHQPADPSLLNDAWSSFVRTNSPPIRPSGSGRAGEASRVLLRTETFRHAAEPRPEPRMVSPSRAAGLKSRSKRRQTERKRPFAPRGLPDGNCSKAHITHVVPGKFYITGQFGPNFKHLGYYLGPDGLVQGRGNQARGRGQQPGASDESWQRLEPTVECGEDAMILTVRRKRAIQLVLDQVNRSSLLLFQLPPQCGYFVRVTPRDVSLQAQYDACHVTQEDGSYVLPLLWRGVPVKASCPVSHNKPPGEGPSFLCCSSHGLAFKLQEPPAIKEPHINVRGEWTPLSLLAKQCGYTVKKQDAAIIIIIPFNTCGVTMKDGKHTLFLQIGPIIYTLACPIPPLEELPVTRRPLADSPPNFAKRVGKPKLKSLGPLLWIPPFYLAPPNYPHPTYPRLKGHSSYNPPTPLARGVEFISQPKNPEHYYHQSPLKETHKHFRTKRPLSSKDQMKDSGRVYQDKHNRKAPDLNPLENRAATTAFRVQVEGPHSQPPGHDFSSYYHYYHLPKIPLPGASRDPGPSASGRLRSSTNPQNQEFSSKPPKIHQFKGLGKDASDEISSSLITPAPYAFPTSSKVAALYSSYLPQPFPYHFFYLPRFAKGEAKRLGLLHPHLATETNLSLVSSHGKRSMKMDKSDLSNGRRPASVTPAVQPPVPQSCSHKPGPLSVPPPEQPFFPTPGFTYNADPYKYYYHPYYNNYLNYVPEALRGKFNHLVQPTPQTAASPSLQPSNHETPPTESMNDIQKKILYHYYFYYLPQLFKYNQKLHQDYRKAKKASAKSASQLSPHLDFSKTQPSAPASEASLSMHDPLLQSLYSYFITHQQLPSKQSKKHGGKGAKEMLDKEMRDGTAGRFSVFAGPDSVAEASAAPPALSSEDRKGSCMLQKLTSHPDIYILPLGGCGVNKRMMVNLLEVQGVQSPKDSLVSSPGRLMVGCGSSPDSPDEVRFSMKDQQTPAAATVLLRLATDESFGSYYPEAHLPYSLVQNKPVYVELRLLEAPGPGVVLMVHSCLAYTPTPHVSWILFYDGCSSRGTSQLLPSSGSQHIQRIKVTSFPSLPSESLPHRAKGGRSAPEDPQIYFLCLTEVCSAAHDDCRVKCVKGPNSNARATK, translated from the exons ATGCATTTGAAAGAAAACGCACACAGCTTCGGCGTTCGGCTTGTTcacaccaccaccatcatcctcatcatcacaATAACCTTACTTTCCGTGGGGAGGTGTGAGCCGACGGCCCCCTCTCACCAGCCGGCCGACCCCTCGCTCCTCAATGATGCCTGGAGCAGCTTTGTAAGGACGAACAGCCCCCCCATCCGCCCCTCCGGCTCAGGGCGCGCAGGAGAAGCGTCCCGCGTCCTGCTCCGGACCGAAACCTTCAGACACGCGGCGGAGCCGAGACCCGAACCCAGAATGGTGTCCCCGTCGAGGGCAGCGGGCTTAAAGAGCCGCTCCAAACGGAGACAAACCGAGAGGAAGAGGCCTTTCGCCCCTCGTGGCCTCCCGGACGGAAACTGCAGCAAGGCCCACATTACACACGTCGTCCCCGGAAAGTTCTACATCACGGGCCAGTTTGGACCGAACTTCAAACATCTCGGTTATTATTTGGGTCCTGATGGTTTAG TCCAGGGTCGGGGGAACCAGGCGAGGGGCAGAGGTCAGCAGCCCGGCGCCTCAGACGAGAGCTGGCAGAGGCTGGAGCCCACGGTGGAGTGTGGAGAAGACGCCATGATCCTCACCGTCAGGAGGAAACGGGCGATACAGTTGGTGCTGGATCAAG TGAACCGGTCGTCGTTGCTGCTGTTCCAGCTCCCTCCTCAGTGTGGTTACTTTGTTCGAGTCACACCAAGAGACGTCAGCCTGCAGGCTCAGTATGACGCCTGCCACGTCACTCAGGAG GATGGCAGCTATGTTTTGCCTCTGCTGTGGAGGGGGGTTCCAGTCAAGGCGTCCTGTCCAGTCTCTCACAACAAGCCTCCAGGTGAGGGGCCGTccttcctctgctgctcctctcacGGTTTGGCTTTCAAACTGCAGGAACCGCCTGCTATCAAGGAGCCACATATAAATG TGAGAGGAGAATGGACCCCTTTATCACTGTTGGCCAAGCAGTGTGGCTACACTGTGAAAAAACAAGATGCAGCGATCATAATCATCATCCCATTTAACACCTGTGGTGTCACAATGAAG GatggaaaacacacactttttctTCAAATAGGACCAATAATCTATACATTGGCCTGTCCAATCCCACCCCTTGAAGAACTACCAGTTACCCGTCGGCCTCTCGCTGACAGTCCTCCTAATTTTGCCAAGAGAGTAGGAAAACCCAAGCTAAAGTCTTTAGGGCCTTTACTGTGGATCCCACCGTTCTACTTAGCCCCACCTAACTATCCTCACCCTACATATCCTCGCCTTAAAGGACACAGCTCCTATAACCCTCCTACACCTTTGGCTCGTGGCGTTGAGTTTATCTCCCAGCCAAAGAACCCGGAACATTACTATCACCAAAGTCCTCTTAAGGAGACTCATAAACACTTCAGAACTAAGAGGCCTCTTTCGTCCAAAGATCAAATGAAGGATTCGGGTCGAGTGTATCAAGATAAACACAATCGTAAAGCTCCTGATTTAAACCCTTTGGAGAACAGAGCAGCTACCACAGCCTTTAGAGTTCAAGTTGAAGGACCTCATTCGCAGCCTCCAGGTCACGATTTCAGTTCGTATTACCACTACTACCATCTCCCCAAAATCCCTCTTCCTGGAGCTTCTCGGGATCCAGGTCCAAGTGCATCTGGAAGATTACGATCCTCAACTAATCCTCAAAACCAGGAGTTCTCTTCAAAGCCTCCCAAGATCCATCAGTTCAAAGGTCTTGGAAAAGATGCCTCGGACGAGATTTCTTCATCATTAATCACCCCTGCTCCCTATGCTTTCCCAACAAGTTCCAAGGTGGCAGCACTTTATTCTTCTTACCTTCCGCAGCCTTTTCCATACCATTTCTTCTACTTGCCACGTTTTGCCAAAGGTGAGGCTAAAAGACTGGGTCTCTTACATCCTCACTTggcaacagaaacaaatctgtCCTTAGTTTCCAGCCATGGAAAACGCAGCATGAAGATGGATAAATCGGACCTGTCGAATGGGAGACGACCTGCCTCTGTGACTCCTGCAGTCCAGCCTCCAGTGCCTCAGAGTTGTTCTCACAAACCAGGTCCTCTTTCCGTTCCTCCTCCCGAACAACCCTTTTTCCCAACTCCAGGATTCACCTACAACGCAGATCCTTACAAGTACTACTATCACCCTTATTACAACAACTATCTGAATTATGTGCCCGAGGCTTTGCGTGGAAAATTTAACCATTTGGTTCAGCCTACACCCCAAACTGCAGCATCTCCTTCACTTCAACCATCCAATCATGAAACTCCGCCCACAGAGTCGATGAAcgacattcagaaaaaaatactgtacCATTACTATTTCTATTATCTGCCACAGTTGTTCAAATACAACCAGAAGCTACATCAGGACTACAGAAAGGCAAAGAAAGCATCTGCAAAATCTGCATCTCAACTTTCTCCACACCTTGACTTCAGCAAAACACAGCCATCTGCTCCTGCTTCTGAGGCGTCTTTGTCGATGCACGACCCCCTCCTCCAAAGTCTTTATTCCTACTTCATCACTCATCAGCAGCTTCCATCTAAACAGTCTAAGAAACATGGTGGCAAAGGAGCCAAGGAGATGCTGGATAAAGAAATGAGAG ATGGGACAGCAGGACggttttctgtctttgctggTCCTGACTCTGTGGCAGAGGCTTCAGCGGCCCCTCCCGCTCTTTCCTCTGAGGACAGGAAAGGGTCCTGCATGCTGCAGAAGCTGACCTCGCACCCTGACATCTACATCCTTCCCTTGGGCGGCTGTGGCGTAAACAAACGT ATGATGGTTAATCTGTTGGAAGTCCAAGGCGTCCAGTCACCTAAAGACAGCTTGGTTTCCTCTCCTGGAag GTTGATGGTGGGCTGTGGTTCCTCCCCAGATTCTCCAGATGAAGTGAGGTTCTCCATGAAGGATCAACAAACGCCTGCTGCCGCCACGGTGCTTCTGAGGCTCGCCACAG ACGAGTCCTTCGGCAGCTACTACCCCGAAGCTCACCTTCCCTACAGCCTCGTTCAGAACAAACCCGTTTATGTGGAGCTCAGGCTGCTGGAGGCCCCGGGGCCCGGCGTGGTGCTGATGGTCCACTCCTGCCTGGCTTACACGCCGACGCCACACGTCAGCTGGATCCTTTTTTATGACGG TTGTAGCAGCCGGGGCACATCGCAGCTGCTTCCTTCCTCAGGCTCTCAACACATCCAGAGGATTAAAGTTACCAgcttcccctccctcccctcggAGAGTTTACCTCACAGGGCCAAAGGGGGACGCTCAGCCCCGGAGGatccacag ATCTACTTTTTGTGCCTGACAGAAGTCTGCTCAGCTGCTCATGATGACTGCAGAGTGAAGTGTGTAAAAG GTCCCAACAGCAATGCAAGAGCGACGAAATAA
- the LOC108236161 gene encoding epithelial membrane protein 2 has protein sequence MLAILGGIFVLHIAAIILLLVATIDNAWWVTDTMSTDIWGRWMKMGGVWNFTDLPTGSHYPQDYLQAVQATSVLACIFSFIALFVFIIQLFTLPKGQKFIISGALQLLACLFIMIAASIYTDRFHINETDGSYGHSFILAWIAFGLTFFSAIIYIVLRKK, from the exons ATGTTGGCCATCCTCGGTGGGATCTTCGTCCTTCACATCGCAGCCATCATCCTCCTCCTGGTGGCCACTATTGACAAT GCCTGGTGGGTGACTGATACCATGTCCACGGACATTTGGGGTCGCTGGATGAAGATGGGCGGAGTGTGGAACTTCACCGATCTCCCGACAGGCTCGCACTACCCACAAG ATTACCTCCAGGCAGTGCAGGCCACCTCCGTGCTGGCGTGTATATTCTCCTTCATAGCCCTGTTCGTGTTCATCATCCAGCTCTTCACCCTCCCCAAAGGGCAGAAGTTCATCATCTCCGGAGCCCTCCAGCTCCTGGCAT GCCTGTTCATCATGATCGCAGCTTCCATCTACACAGACCGCTTCCATATCAATGAAACCGACGGCAGCTACGGCCACAGCTTCATCCTGGCATGGATCGCCTTCGGCCTCACCTTCTTCTCCGCCATTATTTACATCGTGCTACGCAAGAAATAA
- the LOC108236114 gene encoding germ cell-specific gene 1-like protein has protein sequence MAFLQRMRSPSLSFVQMLLSLLLNTVALMSSFWCVGKQKVPKPLCTATKHTHCIPVPGVSNTTNIQFFWETGDDRFVFPTFHTGLFIICEENIYADKWEEKCRGFYTLTPGDEKAMMWLSLSMELVYIGLLLISCMLLSVQLCIRAWFPSTLRWGQLLNAFAAIFTVLGGLLGMVGHMMFMQVFQTTASMGPEDFKPHSYGYSWAFYVAWLAFTICMAAGVSTLNNYTKKVLMVGPRRSSDLNPCSFNFVGLLPPAPYYTPPNPASTLCAPLAAPLISHLSPYYEPPPAASPRLTHSQSLPLTCSDSFPPPPPHAAPASPYHRLSLPSPPPSRAPSEDYSPL, from the exons ATGGCCTTCTTGCAGCGGATGCGCTCCCCCTCCCTGTCCTTCGTCCAGATGCTCCTGTCCCTCCTCCTGAACACCGTGGCCCTCATGTCCTCCTTCTGGTGCGTGGGCAAGCAGAAGGTGCCCAAGCCGCTCTGCACGGCCACCAAGCACACGCACTGCATCCCCGTGCCCGGCGTGTCCAACACCACCAACATCCAGTTCTTCTGGGAGACCGGGGACGACCGCTTCGTCTTCCCCACCTTCCACACGGGCCTGTTCATCATCTGCGAGGAGAACATCTACGCAGACAAATGGG AGGAGAAGTGCCGAGGGTTTTATACGTTGACTCCAGGAGACGAGAAAG CTATGATGTGGTTGTCGCTGTCCATGGAGCTTGTGTACATCGGCCTGCTGCTGATCAGCTGCATGCTGCTCTCCGTGCAGCTCTGCATCCGGGCCTGGTTCCCCTCCACGCTGCGCTGGGGTCAGCTGCTCAACGCTTTCGCCGCCATCTTCACAGTCCTGGGCG GTCTGCTTGGGATGGTGGGTCACATGATGTTCATGCAGGTGTTTCAGACCACCGCCTCGATGGGACCAGAAGACTTTAAACCTCACAGCTATGGCTATTCCTGGGCTTTCTA TGTGGCCTGGCTTGCCTTCACTATCTGCATGGCGGCGGGCGTCTCCACCCTGAACAACTACACCAAGAAGGTCCTGATGGTGGGCCCCAGGCGCAGCTCCGACCTCAACCCCTGCAGCTTTAACTTTGTGGGGCTCCTGCCACCGGCTCCGTACTACACCCCTCCGAACCCAGCCTCCACCCTGTGCGCCCCGCTGGCCGCCCCGCTCATCTCCCACCTGTCTCCTTACTACGAGCCTCCGCCGGCCGCCTCGCCGAGGCTCACGCACTCCCAGTCGCTCCCTCTCACGTGCTCGGACTCCTTCCCTCCTCCGCCGCCCCACGCCGCGCCCGCGTCCCCCTACCACCGCCTGTCACTGCCCTCCCCGCCGCCCTCACGTGCGCCGTCCGAGGATTACAGCCCGCTCTGA